TCAGACATGCAACAGCCACGCGCACGCACGATACAACTGTGAAACGACGTGACCAACCGCCAAGGTACCGCGCTCCGCGATCCAATCTCCAGCCCCCGCCACCGCAACCATGCCATCCTCCACGCTGGGCATCGCGCCGCTGCTGGACGCCTACTTCCGGCGCCGGTTCGCCGCGGCGGGGCTGGTCCAGGAGACCGTGCCCCTGGACGGCGGCGCCACCACGGTGCACTGCTGGCGCTTCCCGCCCGGCGCCGCGGCGAGCGAGGACCTCCCCGTGCTCGTCCTCCTCCACGGCTTCGGCCCGCCGGCGACGTGGCAGTGGTTCCGCCAGGTGGGCGCGCTGTCCCGCCGGTTCCGCCTCGTCGTGCCGAACCTCCTCTTCTTCGGCGGCTCCCGCACCTCGCACAAGGAGCGGTCGGAGGCCCGACAGGCGGAGGCGGTCGCGGGGCTCATCCGCGCGGTCGTCCCCGCCGGCGCCCGCGTGTCGGTGGTCGGGACCAGCTACGGCGGCTTCGTCGCGTACCACGTGGCGCGGCTGCTGGGCGCGGACGCCGTGGAGCGGGTGGTGATCGCCAGCTCCGACCTGCTCAAGGGCGACGCCGACGACCGCGCCCTGCTGCGGCGCGGCGGGGCGGACCGCGTGGAGGACGTGATGCTGCCGCGCACCCCCGAGAAGATGCGCCGGCTCATGGAGCTCGCCTACCACCGCCCCCGCCGGTTCGCCCCGGGGTTCGTGCTCCGAGACCTCATACAGGTAACGTAACGGCCGCCGTTTCCTCGCTTCTTTTGGATCCTCTTCCTCCGGCCGCCATGTGTGGTTGTGACCACGAGTCAGGAGCCAGGACACAGGTGTCCATGGCCACACTGCCACATTACAACCTATTCCCGTATTCTGATCTGTCGGTAACCAGGCAGCATGCAGGCGGGCAACATAGCAAAAAACTTTTTCTTGTTCTTATTCGCCATGGGTTTATTCAAATTCTTAGGCGTTCTCCAGAGACCATATCAAAAATTCCGCCTGAATTTCTCCTGATCGTTGCATGCTCGGAGGCGAACGTGCTTGCCATGTCTATCGTCGCCGACCGTGTGGCCCAGCAGATTCGTTCGTCCAACGGCCTCGCCGCGGTAGCTACCAGTCTATTGTCACCATCCACTCTGAACAGTACGAGCTCCCGTCTCCCACCCGTTCTTCCTGAACGGTCGTTCCAGCCGGTCGCTGGCTACCCTTTCTGCTGCGAAGGACATTTCTACCTGCCGTGTTTTCCAACTTCCTCAGCGGCGAAGGAGATAGTGGACAGGTGAACGACCTGTACGCGCTGCATCTGCCTACCTAGCTATATCCCAGCAAGCGACAGCATGCCTCGCCGTCCTTCACCTTTCTCCAACCTTTTCTGACACGAAAGTCCATGTCAGGCGACAACTGAACTGTTTGTTAGACGGCCGATACGTCTCTTCTGAGAAACCATTCATTGAAAAGGCCCCGCCATGATTTCCAGAAACACTCCTAGTCGCGGTGACGGTCGGATCACTTTACATTAGGTAGTGTAGAGTGAttgaaatttgaaagacatatcaCATTGCAATTAGTTAGTATAAGTATTGTGCTTTTGGGAGTACTAGATTGTATCATCTAAACAATTGCAAACGCAACATTTTTTTTCTTCGAGAATCATACATCCTCCATGATTTTTTAGCTTCGTGTGAAAAGGTCCGCCACCAACTTGATCTGAATAACAGTACCACACATATGTAAAACGTGTGTTTGTTGCAGTATCTCTACACCAACAACATAGAGGAGAAGAAGGAGCTGATCAAGGCGATAACCCTGGGGGACAAAGACAAGTTCCAGCTCACTCCACTCCCCCAGGTACGTGCTAGCAAATCCTGCAGACAGACAAGAGAGTGCATTGCCTACCAACTTACCAAGTGAGCTCATAATTTATTCTCATCTCCGCGCCATGTTTTTCAGCAAGTTCTTGTGCTGTGGGGAGAGAATGATCAGATCTTCCCCATAGAGAAGGCATTCCAGGTGACAAGGTCAGCACAACACTCTCTGCTCTTGCTTGGTTGGTGTTGCAATCTGGTTGAAACCCTGTCACACAATGCACTGTAACTTATACATGAAAAATGTGTGCAAATCGATGCAGGCAGCTAGGTGCGACTGCTAGGCTGGAGATCCTGAAGAACACTGGCCACATGCCGCAGGAGGAGGACGCAAAGAGGTTCAACGAGGCTCTGCTGAACTTCTTGCTACCGGCTCCGATTTCATCACTGTGACGCGAATTTCATTGCCGATATCTGGGAAGAGATGGTCGGGGTTTCATAATTTAAGATATGTCTTGCCTGTAGACTGTAGTTAGCTTATTTATCGGTTCGGCGTCTCAAACCAAAAGTACACTCAGCATCTTTAGGGGAAAAAACGTTGCAATCGGTTTGGGCTGCTTCTGCTCTCTACATATGCTTGGCCTATGATCTTAGTATTGCCAAATTAAAATAACACACAGCACGACTGCACGAGGGAGCACTGATAATTGAGTGTAATGAATTATTGATTCAGCAGGATAGACGAGGACTTGAGATACCGTGTTTTCTGATGTCAGTGTCATAGAATTTAGCTAGTATATAATATGTTAATAGAGATTTGCAAATGTATCAGTACCAGTTGAGCGAGCAAAAGTAATGGACTGGCGCAAATAAGAACTTTTCGCTCGCAAAATCCCATATCTCCCTTCTCAGATCTAGGAATCATCTAAATGTTATTTTTCCATCGGACGCAAAATAAGCAATCTCTGAACAAATCTGAAAAGGATAGGCATCATTTTTTTTCTCGGCACAGTAAGTCTCCGAACAAATCTGTTTGAAACCTGAGCAGATAATATCGAAATTGACACTGTAATGTAAGTTTTCAATTTTTAACTCCAGCTCACTATAGATTTTATCTCAGAAAAATATATGGAATTATATATCACCTATGATTCTGCAACGGATGACCAAATCAACTGACAATATAAATCAGGCTGGCCAGGCTCGGGGGGAGGAGGCCTATAGACATTGCACCCCTAATCTTCGACATATCCAACCGCGAAAATTGGGTGGTAGCCAAAGCTTTGCATGAAAATTCTTGGGTGGCCAAAATTGACCTTGAGAAGAACTTCACTATTGAACACTTCAACCAATTCCTTGAGCTTTGGACACATTTGTCCACCATCCACCTCAACGACTTGTAGAAGATGACATCTCTTGGAGCTTACCTCCAACAGCCAATACTCCGCTAAATCGTCTTATGAAGTGCAATTCTTAGGATTGATCAAGTCTCCTATGTACGACACGGTGTGGAAGGCTCGGGCGCCTCCCAAAACGAAGTTTTTTTTGCATGGCTCGCCACGCAAAATAGAGTTTGGGCGGCCGATCGGTTAGCCAAGCACGGTTGGCCCAATTGTGGCATTTCCCCTCTTTGCAAACAATGTGTTGAGTCTGTCAATCATCTCTTTATACATTGCCGTTTCACCAAGCGGCTTTGGGCCCTTGTTGTGAGCTGGCTTGGAATCAGCGGAGTTGATACCTCCCTTTGGGCCGGGTTAAGCATGAAGGAATGATGGAATGGGATGGCGGCCAGAAGTGCTCCAAACCGCAAGACCATGTCAACTCTCACCTTCCTCATAACTTGGGAGATTTGGTACGAGCGGAACACGAGGGTTTTCCGTAACAAGCAAGATCCCGCTCAAGTTGTTTTTGAGAAGATTAGGAGACAGGCTAAACTTTGGGTGTTAGCGGATGCAAAACGCTTGTGGGATTTGATGCCGGGAGAGAGTAATTCTTGTATCCTGTACCTTGTAACGTATTTGCGGTTTCTGTAAACTTGCTAAACTTCTCCTTAATTAATAGATTGGGAAAGCTTTTGCCCccgttttgaaaaaaaaaacggAAACCAGGGCTACCAGGACTAGGAAGAAAATCTGGAGGAACTTCTTGTTGAGAGTGTACAATAGTAATCATTCGCTCTGGTCCCACCTCATGACATGAGCATTCCATTTAGAGGAAGCAGAATCGCTCCCTACCGGGTGATCGCGATCACGACACGATAGGCGAGTATTTTAGGGACCATTCCTAGTTTCTTCTACCCGAGGGGGAGAACAGAGGGAAGCAATGCCACTGCACCATCAAAACGGAGAGAGAAGAGAGAAGCACATCAATGTCACCTTCTCTGCCGTCCATCTCGCCAGGGCTGACCTCGGCGAAGAAGGCGACAGTGAGCCTAGAGCGAGCCGCTAGCGAGCAATAAACTTAGAGGAGGGGGGTACGGATGCGTAGGCACCGGAGGTGGAGGAAGCGGCGGGGCTTAGATGGAACGCTTAGGGCGGCGAAGGACCGACGCGTGAGGAGCTTTAATTGGGATGGTGCGGTGAGGCGGCCGTGGACAGCACCGGTCAGTGGTCCGGCCAGTGGTGGATGCAGGGTTGGAGCTGGTGCTATTCTTCCTCTTGTGCAGGCGGTGGTGCTCCTCCTCTCCGCTTCTTCTCTCCTCCGTTCCAACAGCAAGACATCTATAGTAGCTATCAAAATTTCATCCGGGACACGGTCACCCATAAGATAGCATAGCCCTATAGCAAGTTTATCTTGGATGTACACTGGTAAAGAAATTGTTGTTTTTCGTTGAACTCCAAAGGAAATGAAAGTATCACCCTTTTTGTTCTAAGAACAGTAAGCCCTTTGATTTGATTGGATATTTTCACGGTAAACCTTGACCAGTAGTTTATTAAAGTACACTCCAATACCGCAAGTACCTGCAAGCGAAGCCTATACATATAGTTTTTGAATTTCCAATGTGAGTATTCATAATGATGCGAACACTCTGATGTTATAATAGCTTAACAGAAAGGCATACCCAAAGTATCACTGAACGTATGTTACTCTGTTACAGATAACTAACGTGACATGCCATAGATGTAGACAACTCTGAACTCAAGCAATTATCTTGCACGTGTAGCATCCAAAGACCGTTAGTCAATAGTATAATGGAACTTCTCTATCTGGTTTCAGCGATTTGAATTTACAAACTAGACTACCAACATAGCAGAGCACATATCGAACGAGCCAATCATAACAGTTCTGAGGACGAGCAGACTTTTAGCAGTAGGAACACATGCTACTTAGAGAGCGAAAACGACAGGATTTAATTAGTGAATCCCCTGCCTCGAGCAGAACACATGTCAAACATATCAATATTTACATTCTGAATTCGAGCTTCTACATGctagaattttttttaaaaaaaatgtttACTCCGTGAAACACACATGAATATCAAGTCGCACAATTTCCTCCTTTTACTTTTCATCATGTGAACTCAACTATACCAGTTAACGAAACCAGGCAGATGAATTACATTTGATTGCATATTCATCACTGCTTGTACAGCCACAGTAGAAACATTTGCAACAGCATAATTCAGAATTCAGAATTCAGAGTCATTAGTTTCTGGTACGCCTTGACAAAAAGAAGTCAGGAAGAAGATTTATCCATAACCACCTGACTAGATACTACTCCCATCGAAATTGCTCAATGAGTTGCAGACGAAGAAGAATACCAACAAAACTAAACCTTTTCAGAGTCCAGCAGTCATTACTCATAGTAGTCTTCTTCTGTAACCCAAAAAGGACTTTTTTTAGCCAGGTTTGCAAACATATACAACACTGATTTGGAAGAAAAAGAAGGTAGCACTCATATGAATTGAACATCAAATGGAAACTTACGTGCTTCCTCTTCCTGGTTCCagtcatcgtcgtcatcgtcaaACTCGATATTCTACAAGGCGAGACCATGGGAGTCAAGGTATGAGTGCTAGAGAAGACAATACGGAAGACAGGAAATGTACATAGCTGGTCTATCCATTTCATATTTGTTGACGTGGCAGAACACACATACACCACATAATTATTCCCAAACTATACACCATCCAACACCCATTTCCTACATCAAAGAACAACTTGAATGTATGAAGTTCCCAAGTTTCAATATACTCACCTGATTATAATCGTCATCTGAACTTTCTTCCTCTTctacttcctcctcctcctcctcgtcatcctcGTCTTCACCATCCTTTTCGGCCTTGTTCTCTCCAGCCTACAAGTACCAAATCTCTATCAATATGGTAGCATAACCTCACTACTTCCAAAATGTGAAACAAAGCCTAAGACTCTAAAACTGGTAATGATATGTCTAcaacagaaaaaaaaaaaaagctttccAAATTGACTCCAGCAATCTGAAAGAAAAATTAAAAGATAATGATAGCTTGCCTTGTGCTGTGCTTCAAGCTTCTCAAATACTTCAAACGTCTTGTCATCTAAGTAACGGAATACAAGATCCAAGTAAGAGGTCAACGCATGTGCAGCTAAATAATTTCTAGCCTACAGATAGACATGCCAGAAGAATGGTGCTAACAAAGCAGTTTACTTAAAACAAATCCTAGAAGATGTCACAACTCAAAAGCAAAAATACAAGTTCATGACAGAAGCAACAAAGAAATTATGTTACTGTTTGTGAAAAACAGCAAACCTGCATCTTTATCCCACCGAAGCTTCTTACTGACTGGTTGCGCTCGTGTAGAATCTGAATTGTAACATAATGTCAAGGATC
This region of Lolium perenne isolate Kyuss_39 chromosome 2, Kyuss_2.0, whole genome shotgun sequence genomic DNA includes:
- the LOC127332699 gene encoding uncharacterized protein, whose product is MPSSTLGIAPLLDAYFRRRFAAAGLVQETVPLDGGATTVHCWRFPPGAAASEDLPVLVLLHGFGPPATWQWFRQVGALSRRFRLVVPNLLFFGGSRTSHKERSEARQAEAVAGLIRAVVPAGARVSVVGTSYGGFVAYHVARLLGADAVERVVIASSDLLKGDADDRALLRRGGADRVEDVMLPRTPEKMRRLMELAYHRPRRFAPGFVLRDLIQYLYTNNIEEKKELIKAITLGDKDKFQLTPLPQQVLVLWGENDQIFPIEKAFQVTRQLGATARLEILKNTGHMPQEEDAKRFNEALLNFLLPAPISSL